A part of bacterium genomic DNA contains:
- a CDS encoding lipid-binding SYLF domain-containing protein, translating into MKRWIVVSMLVALIAGLALAPAPAAASPAGKVEDSIAVLKDITTIPEKGLAPALVKDAAGVAIIPGVLKAGFVVGGEYGAGVLLVRGKDGGWAPPVFVSIAGGSIGWQAGAESTDVVLIFKHARSVEGILKGKFTLGANASIAAGPVGREAQAATDVQLKAEIYSYSRSRGFFAGLAIDGAALRIDEASDEAYYGKGFASAAEVVAGKPMVVPVEAKRLMDHLASFVASAGK; encoded by the coding sequence GTGAAACGCTGGATCGTTGTGTCGATGCTTGTGGCCCTCATCGCAGGTCTTGCCCTCGCCCCGGCGCCCGCGGCGGCCTCGCCCGCGGGGAAGGTCGAGGACTCGATCGCAGTCCTCAAGGACATCACCACGATACCCGAGAAGGGGCTCGCGCCCGCGCTCGTGAAGGACGCCGCCGGGGTCGCGATCATTCCCGGCGTCCTCAAGGCGGGGTTCGTCGTCGGCGGCGAATACGGCGCCGGCGTTCTGCTCGTCCGCGGGAAGGACGGCGGCTGGGCCCCGCCGGTGTTCGTGAGCATCGCCGGGGGAAGCATCGGCTGGCAGGCGGGCGCCGAGTCCACCGACGTGGTCCTCATCTTCAAGCACGCCCGCAGCGTCGAGGGGATCCTGAAGGGGAAGTTCACGCTCGGCGCGAACGCCAGCATCGCCGCGGGCCCTGTGGGCAGGGAGGCGCAGGCCGCGACCGACGTCCAGCTGAAGGCGGAGATCTATTCCTACTCGCGGAGCCGCGGCTTCTTCGCCGGTCTCGCCATCGACGGCGCAGCCCTGCGGATCGACGAGGCTTCGGACGAGGCGTACTACGGCAAGGGCTTCGCCAGCGCCGCCGAGGTTGTCGCCGGCAAGCCGATGGTCGTGCCCGTCGAGGCAAAGCGCCTCATGGACCACCTCGCCTCTTTCGTCGCCTCCGCCGGCAAGTAG
- a CDS encoding TIGR03118 family protein: MQPLVSDVSGRAPNLDPNLVNAWGLAFNPFGYAWVADNGMGFATLYDGDGHPQPLVVTIPGGSPTGVVFNGSEQFVVSANALSGPAHFLFATENGTIAGWSPTVDAANAVQVVDSAAAGAVYKGLAMGANGTEVLLYATDFHNGRVDVFNGSFQPVALAGTFSDPTIPGGFAPFGIQNILGNLYVTYARQDAARHDDVAGPGLGFVNVFDTNGRLVRRFARRGQLNSPWGLALAPADFGRFSNCLLVGNFGDGTINAFDPVTRTFRGKLRTGMGKALKIDGLWGLAFGNGLEGQPVNTLYFTAGPSHEAHGLYGRIVK; this comes from the coding sequence ATGCAGCCGCTCGTCTCGGACGTGTCCGGCCGCGCGCCGAACCTCGACCCGAACCTCGTCAATGCCTGGGGGCTGGCCTTCAACCCGTTCGGCTACGCCTGGGTGGCGGACAACGGCATGGGTTTCGCCACCTTGTACGACGGCGACGGCCACCCGCAGCCGCTCGTCGTGACGATCCCCGGCGGCAGCCCGACGGGCGTCGTCTTCAACGGCTCCGAGCAGTTCGTCGTCTCCGCCAACGCCCTCAGCGGACCCGCGCACTTCCTGTTTGCGACCGAAAACGGCACGATCGCCGGCTGGTCGCCCACTGTCGACGCCGCCAACGCCGTGCAGGTCGTGGACAGCGCGGCGGCCGGCGCGGTCTACAAGGGGCTGGCCATGGGCGCCAACGGCACGGAGGTCCTCCTCTACGCGACCGACTTCCACAACGGGCGGGTCGACGTCTTCAACGGGAGCTTCCAGCCGGTGGCGCTCGCCGGGACGTTCTCCGACCCGACGATCCCGGGTGGTTTCGCGCCGTTCGGGATCCAGAACATCCTCGGCAACCTCTACGTGACCTACGCCAGGCAGGACGCGGCACGGCACGACGACGTGGCCGGGCCCGGCCTGGGCTTCGTGAACGTCTTCGACACGAACGGGCGGCTGGTCCGCCGCTTCGCCCGGCGCGGCCAGCTGAACTCCCCGTGGGGACTGGCGCTGGCGCCGGCGGACTTTGGAAGGTTCAGCAACTGCCTGCTCGTCGGCAACTTCGGGGACGGGACCATCAACGCCTTCGACCCGGTGACCCGCACCTTCCGCGGCAAGCTGCGCACGGGTATGGGCAAGGCGCTGAAGATCGACGGCCTCTGGGGCCTCGCCTTCGGCAACGGGCTGGAGGGCCAGCCGGTGAACACGCTGTACTTCACCGCGGGACCGTCGCACGAGGCGCACGGACTCTACGGGCGGATCGTGAAGTAG
- a CDS encoding DegQ family serine endoprotease yields the protein MKLTFTRSIVPLCVGAAGAVLLVFACHAADGVAPAQPQPPPPSAEATAPARALGDALAAVAEYVRPAVVSVYSEKILKVRQPDFGLPFDDEFLRRFFGEQGPSPHGGGREFKVPQRGMGSGMIIDREGHILTNNHVVADVDELKVQLADKRQFVAKVVSVDPKTDVAVIRLQGPLPANLPTVQLGDSDALRVGELVMAIGAPFGLTQTVTSGIISARGRSDVGVASYEDFLQTDTAINPGNSGGPLVNMRGEVIGMNSAIAGSAGQFAGVGFAIPANMIKTILPTLTRGGRVTRGQIGVVIQDLSKDLAEQFGLGDTAGALVSQVVKGSPAERGGVEVGDVIVRVDGRPVTDTRSLRNTVAATAPGTRIKLEVLRGKREHTLSVTVEAQPAEATASASRPGEKGEDPLDKLGLEVQTLTAEMAQQLGLKDTRGVLVTDVAEGSPAAQANLQQGDVIIEANRTRVADVEALRRLLRGEPGKGILLLIHRQGTSVFVVLRQP from the coding sequence ATGAAACTCACGTTCACCAGAAGCATCGTCCCTCTCTGCGTCGGGGCCGCAGGCGCGGTCCTGCTGGTTTTCGCGTGCCATGCCGCGGATGGCGTCGCACCGGCCCAGCCGCAGCCCCCGCCGCCGAGCGCCGAGGCGACGGCGCCCGCGCGTGCCCTTGGCGACGCGCTCGCCGCGGTCGCCGAGTACGTCAGACCCGCGGTCGTCAGCGTCTACTCCGAGAAGATCCTCAAGGTCAGACAGCCGGACTTCGGCCTCCCGTTCGATGACGAATTCCTTCGCCGCTTCTTCGGCGAGCAGGGCCCCTCGCCGCACGGCGGGGGCCGCGAGTTCAAGGTCCCGCAGCGCGGCATGGGCTCGGGCATGATCATCGACCGCGAGGGGCACATCCTGACCAACAACCACGTGGTCGCGGATGTCGACGAGCTGAAGGTGCAGCTTGCGGACAAGCGGCAGTTCGTCGCGAAGGTCGTCTCGGTCGACCCCAAGACGGACGTCGCCGTGATCCGCCTCCAGGGGCCGCTGCCCGCAAACCTGCCCACGGTGCAGCTCGGCGACTCGGACGCGCTGCGCGTGGGCGAGCTGGTGATGGCAATCGGCGCACCGTTCGGCCTGACGCAGACGGTGACCTCCGGGATCATCAGCGCCCGCGGCCGCTCGGATGTCGGCGTCGCCAGTTACGAGGACTTCCTGCAGACCGACACCGCGATCAACCCGGGCAACTCCGGCGGTCCGCTGGTCAACATGCGCGGCGAGGTCATCGGCATGAACAGCGCGATCGCCGGCAGCGCCGGTCAGTTCGCCGGCGTCGGCTTCGCCATCCCGGCCAACATGATCAAGACCATCCTGCCCACGCTGACGCGCGGCGGCAGGGTCACCCGAGGCCAGATCGGCGTGGTCATCCAGGACCTCTCCAAGGACCTTGCCGAGCAGTTCGGCCTCGGCGACACCGCCGGGGCGCTGGTCTCGCAGGTCGTGAAAGGCTCGCCCGCCGAGCGCGGCGGCGTGGAGGTCGGCGACGTCATCGTGCGCGTCGACGGCAGGCCGGTCACCGACACGAGGAGCCTGCGCAACACGGTGGCCGCGACCGCGCCGGGGACCCGGATCAAGCTCGAGGTGCTGCGGGGGAAGCGCGAGCACACCCTCTCGGTCACGGTGGAGGCGCAGCCGGCCGAGGCGACCGCGAGCGCCTCGCGCCCCGGCGAGAAGGGCGAGGACCCGCTCGACAAGCTCGGGCTCGAAGTCCAGACCCTCACGGCGGAAATGGCGCAGCAGCTCGGTCTCAAGGACACCCGGGGCGTGCTCGTCACCGACGTCGCGGAGGGAAGTCCCGCCGCGCAGGCGAACCTGCAGCAGGGAGACGTGATCATCGAGGCGAACCGCACGAGGGTCGCGGACGTCGAGGCGCTGCGCCGGCTGCTCCGGGGGGAGCCAGGCAAGGGGATCCTCCTGCTGATCCACCGGCAGGGGACGAGCGTGTTCGTGGTGCTGCGCCAGCCCTAG
- a CDS encoding cytochrome C: protein MHQTSRSLRTVLAALLSGLICATAGAAAEPATYRVLAVNDLGMHCYDSDFAVFSILPLFNTVRAQVLRVGPAPTLIGSGAATFRYKAQADARGSINTTSVGKTNFWTYLSPLYGVSRQPDVGILGERMPGRLNVARPFNEYDAASRTFVAHGIPITAIDDARRRNPYNLMRITAYSRATGLPLASLPTVLPASDEMACGNCHLTGRQAAVDPAVTWSTDLSPTRQYKKNILLLHDLRMGTGLYASQPVLCDRCHYSLALDLAGTGPTGDQVGKPYLSRAVHSFHGTRIPQDPSGTGTCFLCHPGRTTQCLRGAMSTAGIGCVGCHGTMTAVGLDTRSPWAQEPRCDSCHTGDALANFDGSIIRRTAYSDSPDVATPIVATNTRFAVPPASLYRMSQGHGGVACAGCHGSPHAEWPSREANDNRAALALQGHRGQIVECGTCHGTGLSLTLAGPHGMHNVNSQAWVNGHEAIAPANLDACRACHGASGEGTVISRAQAERTFVVEDVGTVRIYRGTKIGCGNCHANPLLGGGA from the coding sequence ATGCACCAGACATCTCGATCGCTCAGAACCGTTCTCGCCGCACTCCTGTCGGGCCTGATCTGCGCGACGGCCGGCGCGGCCGCCGAGCCCGCGACCTACCGGGTGCTCGCCGTCAACGACCTCGGTATGCACTGCTACGACTCCGACTTCGCGGTGTTCTCGATCCTGCCGTTGTTCAATACCGTCCGCGCGCAGGTGCTGCGGGTCGGGCCGGCGCCGACGCTGATCGGGTCGGGCGCCGCGACGTTCCGCTACAAGGCGCAGGCCGACGCCAGGGGCTCGATCAACACCACGAGCGTCGGCAAGACCAACTTCTGGACCTATCTGTCGCCGCTCTACGGGGTCAGCCGGCAGCCCGACGTGGGAATCCTCGGGGAGCGCATGCCGGGGCGGCTCAACGTGGCGCGGCCGTTCAACGAGTACGACGCCGCCTCCAGGACCTTCGTCGCCCACGGCATCCCGATCACCGCGATCGACGACGCCCGCCGGCGCAACCCCTACAACCTGATGCGGATCACCGCGTACAGCCGCGCCACGGGCCTGCCGCTGGCGTCCCTGCCCACGGTGCTGCCCGCCTCGGACGAGATGGCCTGCGGGAACTGCCACCTCACCGGCAGGCAGGCGGCCGTGGACCCGGCGGTCACCTGGAGCACGGACCTCAGCCCCACGCGCCAATACAAGAAGAACATCCTCCTGCTGCACGACCTGCGGATGGGAACGGGCCTCTATGCGAGCCAGCCGGTGCTCTGTGACCGCTGCCACTATTCGCTGGCGCTCGATCTGGCCGGCACGGGGCCGACCGGGGACCAGGTAGGCAAGCCGTACCTCTCGCGCGCGGTGCACAGCTTCCACGGGACGCGGATCCCCCAGGACCCGAGCGGCACCGGCACCTGTTTTCTCTGCCACCCCGGCCGCACGACCCAGTGCCTGCGCGGCGCCATGAGCACGGCCGGCATCGGCTGCGTCGGCTGTCACGGCACGATGACCGCGGTCGGGCTCGACACGCGCTCGCCGTGGGCGCAGGAGCCTCGGTGCGACTCCTGTCACACCGGGGATGCGCTGGCGAACTTCGACGGCAGCATCATCCGGCGCACCGCCTACTCTGACAGTCCGGACGTCGCCACGCCGATCGTGGCGACCAACACCCGGTTCGCGGTGCCGCCCGCCTCCCTCTACCGCATGAGCCAGGGGCACGGCGGCGTGGCCTGCGCCGGCTGCCACGGCAGCCCGCACGCCGAGTGGCCGAGCCGCGAGGCCAATGACAACCGCGCCGCCCTGGCCCTCCAGGGACACCGCGGGCAGATCGTCGAGTGCGGGACCTGCCACGGGACGGGGCTCTCCCTGACCCTCGCCGGCCCCCACGGGATGCACAACGTCAACAGCCAGGCGTGGGTCAACGGTCACGAGGCCATCGCGCCGGCCAACCTGGACGCTTGCAGGGCCTGCCACGGGGCCAGCGGCGAGGGAACCGTCATCTCCCGGGCCCAGGCCGAACGCACCTTCGTCGTGGAGGACGTCGGGACCGTGCGCATCTACCGGGGCACGAAGATCGGCTGCGGCAACTGCCACGCCAACCCGCTTCTCGGCGGGGGCGCCTGA